From Cataglyphis hispanica isolate Lineage 1 chromosome 3, ULB_Chis1_1.0, whole genome shotgun sequence, a single genomic window includes:
- the LOC126848278 gene encoding helix-loop-helix protein 1-like: MESEITSRIGVFCEDLERHRNILVSQSRHMKSFNCDFASEARAVSMANGGHGIAVNGVSAPGSGTLSREERRRRRRATQKYRTAHATRERVRVEAFNSAFAELRKLLPTLPPDKKLSKIEILRLAICYIAYLNHVLQA; this comes from the exons ATGGAAAGCGAAATCACATCCCGAATAGGTGTATTCTGCGAAGATCTTGAGCGACATAG GAACATTCTCGTATCGCAGTCGAGGCACATGAAGAGCTTCAATTGCGATTTCGCGAGCGAGGCTAGAGCGGTATCTATGGCGAACGGCGGCCACGGCATCGCCGTCAACGGGGTAAGCGCTCCAGGTTCGGGCACTTTGTCGCGCGAGGAGAGACGCAGGCGAAGAAGAGCCACCCAGAAGTATCGAACCGCACATGCCACTCG GGAAAGAGTCAGAGTGGAAGCTTTCAACTCGGCGTTCGCGGAATTGCGAAAATTGCTGCCGACATTGCCACCGGACAAGAAGCTCTCAAAAATCGAGATCCTTCGACTGGCAATCTGCTATATCGCTTATCTAAATCATGTCCTCCAAGCTTGA